AAAGAGGGGCTCGAGGAGATGTACCGCAACCGCTCCATGCTGAAACGCTCTGTCCTGCCCGAAGACATCGCGGAAGCCGCCTATTTCCTTGCCTCCGAAGCTTCGGCAAAGTCGACGGGCAATATCATCAACGTCGATGCTGGCAATGTCCAAGCGTTCACGCGGTAAGGTGCTGTTATGAAATCTGTTATCCAGAACGAGAACGAAAAGCGGTTTGCCGACCTCCAACGCGACTACGATGCGCTGGGGGAACAACTAGACCGCCGCGGCATCGACATTGCCGCGATCAAAGACCGCGCGAAGGGCTTTGGCGTTGCCGTCCCGTCGTGGGGCACCGGCACGGGCGGCACGCGTTTCGCCCGCTTCCCCGGAAAGGGTGAGCCGCGTGATATCTTCGACAAACTCGACGACTGCGGCGTGATCCACGGACTGACGGACGCGACGCCCAAAGTCTCGCTCCACATCCCGTGGGACAAGGCCGATCCGGCACAGATGAAGGCGAAGGCCGCCGAGTACGGCCTCGGCTTTGACGCGATGAACTCGAACACGTTTCAGGACCAGCCCGATCAGGCGCACTCCTACAAGTTCGGTTCGCTCAGCCACGTTGACAGCGCGACCCGCCAGCAGGCCATCGACCACAATATCGAGTGTATCGAGATCGGCCAGAAGCTCGGCTCGACCGCGCTGACGGTGTGGATCGGGGACGGCGCGAACTTCCCCGGACAGACGCATATGGGCCGCCAGTTCGACCGCTACATGCAGTCGATGTCCGCGATCTATGACAAGCTGCCGGACGATTGGCAGATTTTCAGCGAGCATAAAATCTACGAGCCCGCATTCTATTCGACGGTCGTGCAGGACTGGGGCACGTCGCTGATGATTGCGCAGGAACTGGGCGAGAAGGCCAAATGCCTCGTCGACCTTGGTCACCACGCGCCGAACGTGAATATCGAGATGATCGTCTCGCGCCTGATCCGCGCAGGCAAACTGGGCGGCTTCCATTTCAACGACTCCAAATACGGGGACGACGATCTGGATAGCGGCACTATCGAGCCATACCGTCTGTTCCTCGTCTGGAACGAACTGGTGGATGCCGAGAGCCCCGATCTGAATCTCGCGCATATGATCGACCAGTCGCACAACGTGACCGATCCCATCGAGAGCCTGATGATCTCGGCCATCGAAATCCAGCGCGCCTACGTGCAGGCGTCCATCGTCGACCGCGAGGCGCTGGGTGGATATCAGGCGGATAACGACGCACTCATGGCATCTGCCACGCTGCGCCGCGCGTTCCGCACCGATGTCGAACCGATCCTGCAAATGGCTCGTTTCGAGGCCGGAGCCGCGATTGATCCGGTCATGACCTACCGCGCATCTGGCTACCGCGCGAAGGTCGGGGCGGAGCGTCCGGAAGTGAGCGGGGCAGGCGGCGGCATCGTCTGATCTGCGCACAGACCGCAAAAGCGCCCTCTGCCGAAAGGTGGAGGGCGTTTGCATTTGCAGAACGCCGACAACCTTCTACGCCTTTAGTACAAGGCCCAAACGGCTATCTCCCTTAAAAGACACCATTCTGCGTTTTTTTGACATTCGCCCTACTACCATTGTGCAATTTCTCGTGAGCTTTTCTTGGCCCGATGATGTTTCCGGATCGAGCCACTTGCGGGAGGGAGCGGCGGCGCGGTTGCAAAACAGCATCCGAGGGAGGATTAGAATGAACCGTTTTGTCATGGCCGCATGTGCCATGGTCACGAGCGCCGCGATGGCGACCGGTCCGGTATGGGCCGAGGTGACCGAAGAAGATCTGGCCAACGACGCCGCATCGACGGGCGACGTGCTGACCAACGGCATGGGCCGCGATCTCCAGCGTTTCAGCCCGCTGACCACACTCAACCGCGACAACGTGGATAACCTCGTTCCAGTCTGGGCGTTCAGCTTCGGCGGTGAAAAGCAGCGCGGTCAGGAAACCCAGCCGCTTATCCATGACGGCATGATGTATGTCACCGCGTCCTATTCGCGGATTTACGCGATCGACCTCGAAACCGGTAAGGAAGTCTGGCAATACGACGCCCGCCTTCCCGAAGGTATCCTGCCGTGCTGTGACGTGATCAACCGTGGCGGTGCGATCTACGGCAATAACATCTACTTCGGCACTCTGGACGCGCGTATCGTGGCGCTTGACCTGAAGACAGGCGACGTCGTGTGGAACAAGAAGATCGCCGACTACAAGGAAGGCTACAGCTACACCGCAGCGCCGCTCATCGTGGACGGTCTGGTCATCACTGGCAACTCGGGCGGTGAATTCGGCATCGTCGGCGAAGTGCAGGCACGCGACGCCGAAACCGGCGAAACCGTCTGGACCCGTCCGGTCATCGAAGGCCACATGGGCACGCTCAACGGCGAAGAAAGCACCATGACCGGCACGCTGAATGCCTCTTGGCCGGGCGACATGTGGAAGACCGGTGGCGGCGCGACATGGCTTGGCGGCTCCTATGATGCCGACACCGACACGCTCGTCTTCGGTGCTGGTAACCCGGCACCGTGGAACTCGCACCTGCGCAACGCTGGTGCGCCGACCGAAGGCAACACTGGTGACAACCTCTATGCGGCCTCGCGCCTCGGCATTGATCCGGCTACCGGCGAGATCAAGTGGCACTTCCAGACCACTCCGCGCGAAGGCTGGGACTATGACGGCGTGAACGAAGTCATCGCCTTTACCGACGCAGACGGCAACATGAAGTACGCCACTGCCGACCGTAACGGCTACTTCTATGTTCTGAACCGCGAAGACGGTGCGTTCATTGACGCGTTCCCGTTCGTCAAGGACATCACGTGGGCCGAAGGCATCGACGAAAACGGTCGCCCGATCTTCAACGAAGACAACCGTCCGGGTAACCCCGCCGACTCCGTCGATGGCGCACGCGGCGAGATGGTTTTTGCCTCGCCGTCGTTCCTTGGCGGTAAGAACTGGATGCCGATGGCCTACAGCCAGAACACCGGCCTGTTCTATGTTCCGTCGAACGAATGGGGCATGGATATCTGGGACGAGCCCGTCACCTACAAGGCAGGCGCGGCGTACCTTGGTGCCGGCTTCACGATTAAGCCCAACTACGAAGACCACATCGGCAGCCTGAAGGCGATCGACCCGCAGACCGGCGAATGGATGTGGGAATACCAGAACGAAGCTCCGCTCTGGGGCGGCGTTATGACGACCGCTGGCGGTCTGGTGTTCTTCGGCACGCCCGAGGGCGAGTTCATCGCGCTCGACGACACCACCGGCGAGAAGCTGTGGTCGTTCCAGACCGGCTCGGGCATCGTTGGCCAGCCTGTCACTTGGGAAGCCGACGGCGAGCAGTATGTCTCGGTCGTATCGGGCTGGGGCGGCGCTGTTCCGCTCTGGGGCGGCGAAGTTGCCAAGAAGGTCAACTACCTGAACCAGGGTGGTACCGTCTGGACCTTCAAACTGCCCGAAGCACTTGCCATGGCGAACTGACCCCCTCCGGTCATCGTCCGCAAGGCGCGCCATCCGAAAGGGTGGCGCGTTTTGTTTGGAGATTTGATATTTGGGTGATCGGCACGCATGAAAAAGCCCCGCTTGATGGCGGGGCTTTCGATTGTCCGGTTCAGCCTTTACGGGACTGGACGCCTCTGGCTGGATCATAGCCCCAAACCGCGATGCCTGCGAAGACGATGAGCGCCAGGAGCGTCCATGCAAGGGCGGGAAGGTTGAGTTGTCCGTAAAGCGCGAAACGGATCATCTCGACCGCTTGGGTGAACGGATTGACCGCGCAGAGGTCTGCAAGAAGCGGGCTCGCCTCGCGCATCTTCCACAGCGGGTAGAGCGCGGATGACATGAAGAACATCGGGAAGATGACGAAATTCATCACCCCTGCGAAGTTCTCCAACTGGCGGATGACGGACGACAGCATGAGGCCGAGTGCGCCCAGCATCAGGCCGGTCACCAGCAGCGCGGGCAGCACGGCGAAATAGCCGACAACGGGCGGGCGAATGCCCCAGATCGCCGCGATGCCGAGGAAGATCATGCACTGGAGGATCGACACGAATGTGCCCGCCAGCAGCTTTGCCATCAGGAGCCACCAGCGCGGCAGCGGCGAGGTCAACAGGAGCCGCATCGACCCCATTTCGCGGTCGTAGACTAGTGAAAGAGATGACTGCATCCCGTTGAAAAGACATATCATTCCGAGAAGTCCGGGAATGATGTAGGTCTCGTAGGTGATGTAGGTCTGATAGGGCGGCGTGATCGACAGGCCGAGCGCCGCGCGAAAGCCTGCCGCGAAGATGAACAGCCACACCAGCGGCCTGACGAGCGCCGCAACTAGCCGTCCGCGTTGGCCAATGAACCGCAGCGCCTCACGGTGGAGGATGGCGCGCAGGGCAATGAGCCAGCTCATAGCGCGTCCTCTCCGGTCATCTGCAGAAAACGGTTAGAGAGGCTCATCTCGCCGCGAATATCGCCTGCCGTCCCGCGCGCCAGCAGTTGCCCGCGGTGGAGAATAGCGAGGTCGTCGTTATCGCGTACTTCGTCTGTCAGGTGCGTTGCCCAAAGGACCGCCATCCCGTCTGCTGCCAATTCATGCGCGTAGTCCGTGATCGCCGCCCGCGCTGCCGCATCAAGGCCGACCGTCGGCTCATCGAGCAACAGAACGGCCGGGCGGTGGATCAGCGCCCGCGCCAGCTCCATCCGTCTGCGGTGGCCACCGTTCAATGAGCGAAGCTGCTCGCCCGCGCGCTCCGCCATATCCAGCCGTTCCAGCGCGGCCTCGACCCGTGCATTCGCTTCCTTGCCCGCCAGCCCATGTAGCGCAGCGAAATACAGCAGGTTCCGCCGTACTGTTAGGTCAAGGTCCATCGTCGGTTGCTGGAACACCACGCCGATTTTCGCGAGCGCCTTACGCGGTGACTTCGCGAGGTCATGGCCCGCCACGGTGATCTGTCCGCTGGGTGCCACGAAGAGCCGTGTCAGCAGTGAGAACAACGTGGATTTCCCTGCGCCATTCGGCCCCAACAAAGCGCAAAACCGCCCCGAAGGGACGGTCAGCGTGAGGTCATTCAGGGCCGTCTTCGCCCCGTAGCGGTAGCTTATGCCACGGATCGAAAGCCCGCCCGTCATGTGTCAGCCCTTATTCAATCGTGATTTCAACGCGCTGGGTCTCTCCGGTCGTGCCGGGGATCGCGAGGGAGTAACGCCCTGGTTTGATCGCGATAAAGGACATCTCCAACGTACCTTCGTCGTCAAACTCGAATGAACTGAGGCCCATCGGGCGGACTTCGATGTCGTTGATGACTACTTCGTTCACCCAGATCGCACGGAAGAAACCCGCACCTTCGAGGGCGAGCTCTGCGCTGCCGTCCGCTTCGATCTCCAACGTGTAGTAAGTGCCAGAGGTCAGGTTCAGCGGCGCTTCGGACACCGGCACGCCCGACGAGAGCGTCAGCGGCGGCAGGTCAACGCGGTTGGCTTTGGCCAGAAGGCCGGCGGTCTGCGCATTGGCGCTGAGGGGCAGCGCGAGCAGGGCGGCGAGCAAGAGTGCTTTCATCTTCATTCCTCAGTTCGACGTGGGCCGCATCGCCGCGCCCCAAGGGAAGCGGCCGACCTTGATGGATTTGATTGCTTCCTCGCGCGCGACGTCGATGACAGTCACATCGCCTGAGACACCATTCGTGGTGAAAAGCTGCGTCTGATCGGGCGAATAGGCCATGTGCCAGACGCGGCGACCGACGAGGATGTATTTCTCGACCTCCAGCGTTTCGGCATTCACAACGGCCACGTGGTTCGACGGACCCAGCGCGACGTAGACCTTGGTCTGGTCCGGCGAGAATTTCATGCCGACAGGCTGGATCAGATCGTCGTTCACCCCCTGAATGGCAAAGCGGACTTTGCCGACTTCGCTCTGGTCAGCCACATTGAACACAGTGATCGTCCCGCCGATTTCCGAGCTGACCCAGACCTTCGTCCCGTCCTCGGTGAACTCCGCATGGCGAGGGCGTGCGTCGACGAGCGTGTTGGCGAACAGCTCGTGGGTCGACGTGTCGATCCAATGCGCCATATTGGTCGTCTCGGACGTGGTGATGACGATCTTGCCGTCAGGACTGACAGCCATGCCTTCGGGCTCGATGCCGACGTTGATCTGGGCAACCACGCGGCGGGTTTCGGTGTCGACGACAGTTGTGACCGCATCATCCTCGTTCGCGATGTAGAGGTGCCGGTTATCGGGGTGCAGAATGAACTGCTCGGGGTCTTCGCCCGACGGCAGATCGCGCAGGATTTCACCCGTGTTCGGGTCCATGACCTGCACGGTGTCGCTATCGGAGGCGCAGATATAAAGCCGCGTGTAGTCATGCGAGAACGTCACACCGCGCGGGCGTTCGCCTGTCGGGTAGGTCTGGACGACCTCCAGCGTGTCCACGTCGATCACGCTCACGGTGTCGTCTTTTTCATTCGTCACCCAGATTTGCCCGTCCGCCATGGCGGTGGAGGCAAGCAGCGTGAAGGCAAGCGCGGAGATGCGGCGCATGGGTTACTCCTGAAATGCGGTGCAAGCGCTCTCGGCCTCGTCGAGGCCAAGGCTGTCGGTTTC
Above is a window of Marivivens aquimaris DNA encoding:
- the rhaI gene encoding L-rhamnose catabolism isomerase translates to MKSVIQNENEKRFADLQRDYDALGEQLDRRGIDIAAIKDRAKGFGVAVPSWGTGTGGTRFARFPGKGEPRDIFDKLDDCGVIHGLTDATPKVSLHIPWDKADPAQMKAKAAEYGLGFDAMNSNTFQDQPDQAHSYKFGSLSHVDSATRQQAIDHNIECIEIGQKLGSTALTVWIGDGANFPGQTHMGRQFDRYMQSMSAIYDKLPDDWQIFSEHKIYEPAFYSTVVQDWGTSLMIAQELGEKAKCLVDLGHHAPNVNIEMIVSRLIRAGKLGGFHFNDSKYGDDDLDSGTIEPYRLFLVWNELVDAESPDLNLAHMIDQSHNVTDPIESLMISAIEIQRAYVQASIVDREALGGYQADNDALMASATLRRAFRTDVEPILQMARFEAGAAIDPVMTYRASGYRAKVGAERPEVSGAGGGIV
- a CDS encoding PQQ-dependent methanol/ethanol family dehydrogenase, which translates into the protein MNRFVMAACAMVTSAAMATGPVWAEVTEEDLANDAASTGDVLTNGMGRDLQRFSPLTTLNRDNVDNLVPVWAFSFGGEKQRGQETQPLIHDGMMYVTASYSRIYAIDLETGKEVWQYDARLPEGILPCCDVINRGGAIYGNNIYFGTLDARIVALDLKTGDVVWNKKIADYKEGYSYTAAPLIVDGLVITGNSGGEFGIVGEVQARDAETGETVWTRPVIEGHMGTLNGEESTMTGTLNASWPGDMWKTGGGATWLGGSYDADTDTLVFGAGNPAPWNSHLRNAGAPTEGNTGDNLYAASRLGIDPATGEIKWHFQTTPREGWDYDGVNEVIAFTDADGNMKYATADRNGYFYVLNREDGAFIDAFPFVKDITWAEGIDENGRPIFNEDNRPGNPADSVDGARGEMVFASPSFLGGKNWMPMAYSQNTGLFYVPSNEWGMDIWDEPVTYKAGAAYLGAGFTIKPNYEDHIGSLKAIDPQTGEWMWEYQNEAPLWGGVMTTAGGLVFFGTPEGEFIALDDTTGEKLWSFQTGSGIVGQPVTWEADGEQYVSVVSGWGGAVPLWGGEVAKKVNYLNQGGTVWTFKLPEALAMAN
- a CDS encoding ABC transporter permease encodes the protein MSWLIALRAILHREALRFIGQRGRLVAALVRPLVWLFIFAAGFRAALGLSITPPYQTYITYETYIIPGLLGMICLFNGMQSSLSLVYDREMGSMRLLLTSPLPRWWLLMAKLLAGTFVSILQCMIFLGIAAIWGIRPPVVGYFAVLPALLVTGLMLGALGLMLSSVIRQLENFAGVMNFVIFPMFFMSSALYPLWKMREASPLLADLCAVNPFTQAVEMIRFALYGQLNLPALAWTLLALIVFAGIAVWGYDPARGVQSRKG
- a CDS encoding ABC transporter ATP-binding protein; the protein is MTGGLSIRGISYRYGAKTALNDLTLTVPSGRFCALLGPNGAGKSTLFSLLTRLFVAPSGQITVAGHDLAKSPRKALAKIGVVFQQPTMDLDLTVRRNLLYFAALHGLAGKEANARVEAALERLDMAERAGEQLRSLNGGHRRRMELARALIHRPAVLLLDEPTVGLDAAARAAITDYAHELAADGMAVLWATHLTDEVRDNDDLAILHRGQLLARGTAGDIRGEMSLSNRFLQMTGEDAL
- a CDS encoding YVTN family beta-propeller repeat protein, whose protein sequence is MRRISALAFTLLASTAMADGQIWVTNEKDDTVSVIDVDTLEVVQTYPTGERPRGVTFSHDYTRLYICASDSDTVQVMDPNTGEILRDLPSGEDPEQFILHPDNRHLYIANEDDAVTTVVDTETRRVVAQINVGIEPEGMAVSPDGKIVITTSETTNMAHWIDTSTHELFANTLVDARPRHAEFTEDGTKVWVSSEIGGTITVFNVADQSEVGKVRFAIQGVNDDLIQPVGMKFSPDQTKVYVALGPSNHVAVVNAETLEVEKYILVGRRVWHMAYSPDQTQLFTTNGVSGDVTVIDVAREEAIKSIKVGRFPWGAAMRPTSN